In the genome of Drosophila pseudoobscura strain MV-25-SWS-2005 chromosome 3, UCI_Dpse_MV25, whole genome shotgun sequence, one region contains:
- the Fbxo42 gene encoding F-box only protein 42 isoform X1: MDNRHKESRKIASRAASEGEGHSTKKDIKDRTGPTMDTCNHKVDSENHNCDMSSPPSSSPLCYASLNVLPDEILEFIFTYLPPYGDLEHCSIVCKRWHGIVKNLVRRSKFNLEKGLTDFRLRWEVFSPQTAAAASTSPVAFIAGRFAHSAVRQRNSMYVFGGGSTSDTTFNDLWRFDLTHMRWARPVATGTYPSPKGSASMVAWKDQLVLFGGWRYPSLHPPYQPWCLFDELHYYDLGKNRWLLRNTMPCPPPMAGHSATVHGDRMVVFGGYQITDDVNINSNDTWVLDLPEQRWWQPLFVGNTRPSARYGQIQIELGKNHLLVVGGCGGANRVYTDAWLLDMTRDVWSWKTLTVRNKRFGAVHMWCNPGCKVNNYLVVVGPSPNMPQDFQMMKQSRVPVVGGRGPPPPNPHQNMPQRGQRILMPERRLAGGLGGGLGQNRVNRIGAGGGAGGALAPQEQYLANRRAILNQHMQQAQQFMHNNNVNNNNNNSYQPRSGRLSDLHAPPAPAAAAAAPSPPSPPVRPPSLAAADGDVDAAQRLQRNLALRCRDNEPRLPKRFDEMYEDPFRMAAFNVPTRSRSASRDHNERIRRMEEKMNAIRNSRRSAPAAAQVEPQPLRAPSPKRLRCNVQSLFVCDISGILSSSEPALDWVEYKNFGVLRGAPDRLILSSLIAGNGELILFGGVHKETLTDITHHVSNSIHFLSFPRDII, encoded by the exons atggacaacaggcacaAAGAGTCAAGGAAAATTGCAAG TCGCGCAGCATCTGAAGGTGAAGGACACAGTACGAAGAAGGACATcaaggacaggacaggacccACGATGGACACGTGCAATCACAAGGTCGACAGCGAGAATCACAACTGTGACATGAGCTCCCCTCCCTCGTCATCGCCACTGTGCTACGCCAGTCTGAATGTGCTGCCTGACGAGATTCTCGAGTTCATCTTCACCTACCTACCACCCTATGGGGATCTGGAGCACTGCAGCATCGTGTGCAAGCGCTGGCATGGCATTGTAAAGA ATCTCGTGCGCCGCTCGAAGTTCAACCTCGAGAAAGGCCTGACCGACTTTCGACTGCGTTGGGAGGTTTTCTCGCCACAAACGGCCGCCGCCGCGAGTACCTCACCCGTAGCCTTTATCGCTGGACGGTTTGCCCACTCGGCGGTGCGCCAGCGCAACTCCATGTATGTTTTCGGCGGCGGATCCACTTCGGACACCACCTTTAACGATCTTTGGCGCTTTGATCTGACTCACATGCGCTGGGCAAGGCCTGTAGCAACGGGCACGTATCCCTCGCCCAAGGGCAGTGCCTCCATGGTGGCCTGGAAGGATCAACTCGTGCTCTTTGGCGGCTGGCGTTATCCCTCGCTGCATCCGCCGTATCAGCCGTGGTGCCTGTTCGATGAGTTGCACTACTACGATCTAGGAAAGAATCGCTGGCTTTTGAGGAACACTATGCCCTGTCCGCCGCCCATGGCTGGCCACTCGGCCACGGTGCATGGCGACCGCATGGTTGTGTTCGGTGGCTATCAGATCACGGACGACGTAAACATCAACTCCAACGACACTTGGGTTCTGGACTTGCCCGAGCAGCGCTGGTGGCAGCCGCTGTTCGTGGGCAATACGCGGCCCAGTGCGAGGTATGGACAAATCCAGATCGAGTTGGGCAAGAATCACCTCCTTGTCGTGGGCGGCTGTGGCGGAGCCAATCGGGTCTACACGGATGCCTGGCTGCTGGACATGACTAGAGATGTGTGGTCTTGGAAAACGCTGACCGTGCGCAACAAGCGATTCGGGGCCGTCCACATGTGGTGCAATCCTGGCTGCAAGGTTAACAACTACCTCGTAGTGGTGGGACCGTCGCCCAACATGCCCCAAGACTTTCAAATGATGAAGCAGAGTCGAGTTCCTGTGGTCGGTGGACGTGGCCCGCCGCCCCCCAATCCTCACCAAAACATGCCGCAGCGGGGCCAACGAATCCTAATGCCGGAGCGCCGGCTGGCTGGAGGCTTGGGAGGCGGCTTGGGTCAAAATCGAGTAAATCGCattggagcaggaggaggagcgggcGGGGCTCTGGCTCCGCAAGAACAGTATTTGGCCAATCGACGGGCCATTCTCAACCAACATATGCAGCAGGCGCAGCAGTTCATGCACAACAATAatgtaaacaacaacaacaacaatagttaTCAGCCACGATCCGGACGTTTGAGTGATTTGcatgctcctccagctccggctgccgccgccgcagctcCTTCCCCACCCTCACCGCCAGTGCGACCCCCCTCCCTGGCCGCAGCcgatggggatgtggatgcaGCCCAGCGTCTTCAGCGCAATCTGGCCCTGCGATGCCGGGACAATGAGCCTAGATTACCCAAACGATTTGATGAAATGTACGAG GATCCCTTCCGTATGGCCGCCTTCAACGTGCCGACACGGTCACGCAGCGCTTCGCGAGACCACAATGAACGCATCCGGCGCATGGAGGAGAAGATGAACGCCATACGCAACTCGCGGCGAAGTGCACCCGCAGCCGCCCAGGTGGAGCCGCAGCCGTTGCGTGCCCCCTCACCCAAGCGACTGCGCTGCAATGTACAATCCCTCTTCGTTTGCGACATCTCAGGCATACTCAGCAGCAGCGAACCCGCCCTAGACTGGGTGGAATACAAGAACTTTGGTGTTCTCCGGGGAGCCCCCGACCGCCTCATCCTGTCTAGCCTCATTGCCGGCAATGGCGAGCTGATCCTGTTCGGTGGCGTCCACAAGGAGACCCTCACAGACATCACACACCACGTGTCCAATTCCATACACTTTCTGAGTTTTCCCCGTGATATTATTTAA
- the LOC4805698 gene encoding uncharacterized protein: MHLSPGHLRIVLILALLQDLQVKPQKDIFRAHLERDLQLCPACFAGQRWQCEEIFEAIAEPSDWSKLLKGIALLIDRREIYFLQLNERHQAAQLVAKRDAIGGHSYRNMGILREAFLEMEERPGGFQLCRSGFRTPRFVSYLEQRGHEAATIWYYMMHSITPLLMQELFLRGFPVPRSYAACGLTHFQAYAGRTLVHYATAGENLRLEMARQLLQLSLKLTFGFADFRIFLTDFTADNLAFDEASQSVILIDLDSVVLVDAAVPLGDAQKYEPLPGDGFTFDVKSFCGGQQLDANVYQACLLLKDFLLRDLANGRLEMLLEQCVRCDDATCDMRFQQAYDLIKLLGELLGS, translated from the coding sequence ATGCACCTGTCGCCCGGACATCTCAGAATCGTGCTCATTCTGGCTCTGCTGCAGGACCTGCAGGTAAAACCACAGAAGGACATATTTAGGGCACATCTCGAGCGGGATCTACAACTTTGTCCGGCCTGCTTTGCCGGACAGCGCTGGCAATGCGAGGAAATCTTTGAGGCCATTGCAGAGCCCTCGGATTGGAGCAAGCTTCTTAAAGGAATCGCTCTGCTGATCGATCGTCGGGAGATATATTTCCTGCAATTGAATGAGCGTCATCAGGCAGCACAGTTGGTGGCCAAAAGAGATGCCATTGGGGGGCACTCTTACCGCAATATGGGCATCTTGCGAGAAGCATTTCTTGAAATGGAGGAGCGTCCCGGTGGATTCCAGTTATGTCGTAGCGGATTCAGGACTCCCCGTTTTGTTAGTTACTTGGAGCAGCGCGGTCATGAGGCTGCCACCATTTGGTACTACATGATGCACAGCATTACACCATTGCTGATGCAGGAACTGTTTTTGCGTGGCTTTCCAGTGCCTCGGAGCTACGCTGCCTGTGGCCTTACCCATTTCCAAGCCTATGCCGGACGCACCCTGGTACACTACGCCACTGCTGGCGAGAATCTGCGCCTGGAAATGGCCCGACAACTGCTCCAGCTGTCTCTGAAGCTCACATTTGGCTTTGCGGACTTTCGCATCTTTCTAACCGATTTTACGGCAGACAATCTGGCCTTTGACGAGGCCAGCCAGAGTGTGATCCTCATCGACCTGGACTCTGTTGTCCTAGTGGATGCGGCGGTCCCCTTGGGCGACGCCCAGAAGTACGAGCCCTTGCCTGGCGATGGATTCACTTTCGATGTGAAGTCCTTTTGCggtggccagcagctggaCGCGAATGTCTATCAGGCTTGTCTCCTGCTGAAAGACTTCCTGCTGCGAGATCTGGCCAACGGAAGGCTGGAGATGCTGCTGGAACAATGTGTGCGTTGCGACGACGCGACATGTGATATGCGCTTCCAGCAAGCATACGACTTGATCAAGCTGCTTGGCGAGCTGCTGGGCAGCTAG
- the Fbxo42 gene encoding F-box only protein 42 isoform X2, whose product MDTCNHKVDSENHNCDMSSPPSSSPLCYASLNVLPDEILEFIFTYLPPYGDLEHCSIVCKRWHGIVKNLVRRSKFNLEKGLTDFRLRWEVFSPQTAAAASTSPVAFIAGRFAHSAVRQRNSMYVFGGGSTSDTTFNDLWRFDLTHMRWARPVATGTYPSPKGSASMVAWKDQLVLFGGWRYPSLHPPYQPWCLFDELHYYDLGKNRWLLRNTMPCPPPMAGHSATVHGDRMVVFGGYQITDDVNINSNDTWVLDLPEQRWWQPLFVGNTRPSARYGQIQIELGKNHLLVVGGCGGANRVYTDAWLLDMTRDVWSWKTLTVRNKRFGAVHMWCNPGCKVNNYLVVVGPSPNMPQDFQMMKQSRVPVVGGRGPPPPNPHQNMPQRGQRILMPERRLAGGLGGGLGQNRVNRIGAGGGAGGALAPQEQYLANRRAILNQHMQQAQQFMHNNNVNNNNNNSYQPRSGRLSDLHAPPAPAAAAAAPSPPSPPVRPPSLAAADGDVDAAQRLQRNLALRCRDNEPRLPKRFDEMYEDPFRMAAFNVPTRSRSASRDHNERIRRMEEKMNAIRNSRRSAPAAAQVEPQPLRAPSPKRLRCNVQSLFVCDISGILSSSEPALDWVEYKNFGVLRGAPDRLILSSLIAGNGELILFGGVHKETLTDITHHVSNSIHFLSFPRDII is encoded by the exons ATGGACACGTGCAATCACAAGGTCGACAGCGAGAATCACAACTGTGACATGAGCTCCCCTCCCTCGTCATCGCCACTGTGCTACGCCAGTCTGAATGTGCTGCCTGACGAGATTCTCGAGTTCATCTTCACCTACCTACCACCCTATGGGGATCTGGAGCACTGCAGCATCGTGTGCAAGCGCTGGCATGGCATTGTAAAGA ATCTCGTGCGCCGCTCGAAGTTCAACCTCGAGAAAGGCCTGACCGACTTTCGACTGCGTTGGGAGGTTTTCTCGCCACAAACGGCCGCCGCCGCGAGTACCTCACCCGTAGCCTTTATCGCTGGACGGTTTGCCCACTCGGCGGTGCGCCAGCGCAACTCCATGTATGTTTTCGGCGGCGGATCCACTTCGGACACCACCTTTAACGATCTTTGGCGCTTTGATCTGACTCACATGCGCTGGGCAAGGCCTGTAGCAACGGGCACGTATCCCTCGCCCAAGGGCAGTGCCTCCATGGTGGCCTGGAAGGATCAACTCGTGCTCTTTGGCGGCTGGCGTTATCCCTCGCTGCATCCGCCGTATCAGCCGTGGTGCCTGTTCGATGAGTTGCACTACTACGATCTAGGAAAGAATCGCTGGCTTTTGAGGAACACTATGCCCTGTCCGCCGCCCATGGCTGGCCACTCGGCCACGGTGCATGGCGACCGCATGGTTGTGTTCGGTGGCTATCAGATCACGGACGACGTAAACATCAACTCCAACGACACTTGGGTTCTGGACTTGCCCGAGCAGCGCTGGTGGCAGCCGCTGTTCGTGGGCAATACGCGGCCCAGTGCGAGGTATGGACAAATCCAGATCGAGTTGGGCAAGAATCACCTCCTTGTCGTGGGCGGCTGTGGCGGAGCCAATCGGGTCTACACGGATGCCTGGCTGCTGGACATGACTAGAGATGTGTGGTCTTGGAAAACGCTGACCGTGCGCAACAAGCGATTCGGGGCCGTCCACATGTGGTGCAATCCTGGCTGCAAGGTTAACAACTACCTCGTAGTGGTGGGACCGTCGCCCAACATGCCCCAAGACTTTCAAATGATGAAGCAGAGTCGAGTTCCTGTGGTCGGTGGACGTGGCCCGCCGCCCCCCAATCCTCACCAAAACATGCCGCAGCGGGGCCAACGAATCCTAATGCCGGAGCGCCGGCTGGCTGGAGGCTTGGGAGGCGGCTTGGGTCAAAATCGAGTAAATCGCattggagcaggaggaggagcgggcGGGGCTCTGGCTCCGCAAGAACAGTATTTGGCCAATCGACGGGCCATTCTCAACCAACATATGCAGCAGGCGCAGCAGTTCATGCACAACAATAatgtaaacaacaacaacaacaatagttaTCAGCCACGATCCGGACGTTTGAGTGATTTGcatgctcctccagctccggctgccgccgccgcagctcCTTCCCCACCCTCACCGCCAGTGCGACCCCCCTCCCTGGCCGCAGCcgatggggatgtggatgcaGCCCAGCGTCTTCAGCGCAATCTGGCCCTGCGATGCCGGGACAATGAGCCTAGATTACCCAAACGATTTGATGAAATGTACGAG GATCCCTTCCGTATGGCCGCCTTCAACGTGCCGACACGGTCACGCAGCGCTTCGCGAGACCACAATGAACGCATCCGGCGCATGGAGGAGAAGATGAACGCCATACGCAACTCGCGGCGAAGTGCACCCGCAGCCGCCCAGGTGGAGCCGCAGCCGTTGCGTGCCCCCTCACCCAAGCGACTGCGCTGCAATGTACAATCCCTCTTCGTTTGCGACATCTCAGGCATACTCAGCAGCAGCGAACCCGCCCTAGACTGGGTGGAATACAAGAACTTTGGTGTTCTCCGGGGAGCCCCCGACCGCCTCATCCTGTCTAGCCTCATTGCCGGCAATGGCGAGCTGATCCTGTTCGGTGGCGTCCACAAGGAGACCCTCACAGACATCACACACCACGTGTCCAATTCCATACACTTTCTGAGTTTTCCCCGTGATATTATTTAA